In Ipomoea triloba cultivar NCNSP0323 chromosome 15, ASM357664v1, one genomic interval encodes:
- the LOC116007329 gene encoding probable receptor-like protein kinase At2g42960, producing MASDLNKGLSKETSVGLKVWELVGIIVGLLIVVILLALTFYLTLRKKSRRAKENHPICQIPTVSKEIKEVRVEHVSAHEFAPRDGILLTIQDKSSDKDSDKVLVHLGMGKSKNGDNSSQSGSFHLVDKDCCASHSGEEGSSGTFAAYKPYTSHPIAAPSPLTGLPEFSHLGWGHWFTLRDLELATNRFSKENVLGEGGYGVVYRGQLINGTEVAIKKLLNNLGQAEKEFRVEVEAIGHVRHKNLVRLLGYCIEGTHRMLVYEYVNNGNLEQWLHGAMRQHGYLTWEARTKVLLGTAKALAYLHENIEPKVVHRDIKSSNILIDDEFNAKVSDFGLAKLLGAGKSHITTRVMGTFGYVAPEYANTGLLNEKSDVYSFGVVLLEAITGRDPVDYGRPAQEVNLVDWLKMMVGNRRSEEVVDSNIGSRPSTRALKRALLTALRCVDPDSEKRPKMSQVARMLESEEYPIPREDRRQRRIRAGGGGTESESQHENYDTDKSDNPDSRSESKRNITCDQQVVPPTDMTATVGS from the exons ATGGCTTCTGATCTAAACAAGGGATTATCCAAAGAAACTTCTGTTGGACTTAAAGTTTGGGAACTGGTTGGGATTATTGTTGGCTTGTTAATTGTAGTCATCCTCTTAGCTTTGACATTTTATCTTACTTTACGGAAGAAATCAAGGCGAGCCAAAGAAAATCACCCCATTTGTCAAATTCCTACAGTTTCTAAGGAAATTAAGGAGGTTCGTGTGGAGCATGTATCAGCACATGAATTTGCCCCTCGGGATGGGATTCTTCTTACTATTCAAGATAAATCTAGCGATAAAGATTCAGACAAGGTTTTGGTCCATCTTGGAATGGGGAAATCGAAGAATGGGGATAATAGTAGCCAATCGGGTTCTTTTCATCTAGTTGACAAAGATTGTTGTGCCTCACATTCAGGAGAAGAAGGAAGTTCAGGCACATTTGCAGCTTATAAACCTTATACTTCTCATCCAATTGCTGCGCCTTCTCCGTTAACTGGGCTGCCTGAGTTTTCTCACTTGGGTTGGGGACACTGGTTTACGTTAAGAGATCTTGAACTTGCAACAAACCGCTTTTCCAAGGAGAATGTTCTTGGTGAGGGTGGATATGGTGTTGTTTATCGTGGACAGCTGATCAATGGCACTGAAGTAGCTATTAAAAAGCTCCTTAATAACCT AGGTCAAGCAGAGAAAGAATTTAGAGTGGAGGTTGAAGCGATAGGCCATGTGCGCCACAAGAATTTGGTTCGTCTTCTAGGTTACTGCATTGAAGGAACACATAG GATGCTGGTATATGAGTATGTGAACAATGGCAACTTAGAGCAATGGCTTCATGGAGCTATGCGCCAACATGGATATCTAACATGGGAGGCAAGGACGAAGGTTCTCCTTGGCACGGCAAAGGC TCTTGCCTACTTGCACGAGAACATTGAGCCAAAGGTGGTCCATCGGGACATCAAGTCAAGCAATATACTGATAGATGATGAGTTCAATGCGAAGGTCTCTGATTTTGGTCTTGCTAAGCTGCTGGGAGCCGGGAAAAGTCACATCACAACCAGAGTCATGGGTACCTTTGG ATATGTGGCTCCTGAATACGCAAATACTGGCCTCTTGAATGAAAAGAGCGATGTTTATAGCTTTGGGGTTGTGCTTTTAGAAGCAATCACCGGAAGAGACCCCGTGGACTATGGCCGTCCTGCTCAAGAG GTGAATCTCGTTGACTGGTTGAAAATGATGGTTGGAAACAGGCGCTCAGAGGAAGTAGTGGATTCAAATATTGGGTCAAGGCCATCAACCAGAGCTCTTAAGCGAGCCCTTTTGACCGCTTTGAGATGCGTTGATCCAGATTCTGAGAAGAGACCCAAGATGAGCCAAGTTGCCCGCATGCTCGAATCTGAGGAATATCCCATACCAAGAGAG GACCGAAGGCAGCGAAGAATTCGAGCAGGTGGTGGTGGCACAGAGAGCGAATCCCAGCACGAGAACTATGACACTGACAAGAGTGACAACCCAGATTCGAGATCGGAAAGTAAAAGGAACATAACGTGTGACCAGCAAGTAGTGCCTCCCACCGATATGACAGCGACGGTGGGTTCATGA
- the LOC116005722 gene encoding protein FAR1-RELATED SEQUENCE 9-like has product MQVKTTSTTIVPKGATYTMFSTLLYQCAVDLRAIDAQRYEKAKLNATCEGHFAKFKTPLLLERHADSEYTVSIFHEVQTEIENSCFSCSVISIAKNGETDCYEIKGDDDTVYCVTHNLNDETINCTCGMFTRVGLLCRHIFLIFKDCLIERIPLVHSATVDKKSLHPSNIRHG; this is encoded by the coding sequence ATGCAGGTGAAAACAACTTCAACAACGATAGTGCCTAAGGGAGCCACTTACACCATGTTCAGCACCTTATTGTACCAATGCGCCGTGGACCTACGCGCAATCGACGCACAGCGATATGAAAAAGCTAAGTTAAACGCAACATGTGAAGGACACTTCGCCAAGTTCAAAACCCCTCTACTATTAGAACGTCATGCTGATTCAGAATACACAGTATCTATATTTCATGAGGTACAAACAGAGATTGAGAATAGTTGTTTTTCATGTAGTGTGATTTCTATAGCGAAAAATGGGGAAACAGATTGCTACGAGATTAAAGGAGATGATGACACCGTATACTGTGTTACCCACAATCTTAATGATGAGACTATCAACTGTACTTGCGGGATGTTTACACGTGTAGGGTTATTATGCCGCCATATCTTCCTCATTTTCAAAGACTGTCTAATAGAGCGCATTCCCCTAGTACATAGTGCCACGGTGGACAAGAAAAGCCTGCATCCGTCCAATATCAGGCATGGATAA